The following nucleotide sequence is from Prosthecobacter sp..
GCCGCGCTCGCGGTGAAGCAAGGTGTGCAGCCACGCGCCTTGCATCCCATCCGCGTGCAGGCCGCGCTGCTTGATGCGGGATGCACCTTGATCCAGCGCTGGCATGCCGATGTGCCGTGGGGCACGGAAATCTGGCGCGCCACACAGCTCCTCGCGCTGCATCAGCTCATGGATCGCCCCGGCGAGATCGACCGCGACAACACCGTGCCGCTCGCTGCGAAGGCCAAGTGGGGCGTGGATGATGCATTGAGCGATGAGGAACGAAATCGCGTGCTGGAACGGCTCCAAAAACTCGTTGGAGAAAAGTCCGCCATCCCGGCTGAAAAGATCACGCTGGGCGTGAAGGCCGGAGACTTTGCCATTTTGATCGCCCGCGCTTTGATTCAGTCCACCCAGCCATGAAACACCTCCTCACCCTCGCGCTGCTATTCAGCGCCATCCACGCCTTTGCCGTCGAACCACTCACCGACGCCGAAAAGAAGCGTCTCGCCGACACCGAACTCGCCGCGAAGCGCACGCCTGCCATGCGCGAAGTGGCGAAGACTCACAGCGCGGCTCGCAAAGCCTACACCGACGACCGGCGGAAGTTTGCGGCGGAGCGCGACAAGAACGCGGGCAAAGTTTATCGCGAGGCGACTGCTGTTTATGACACAGCGCTGCGCAAGGCGATTCTCGGCATCGATTCCACCATCGAGCCGCTTTTGGCTAAACAGGCCGAATTGAAAAAGCTCGGTCTCGACAAGGCGAACGAAGGCGAGTCGGTCGCGGACTCCGATTCAGCTAAGAATGACGCGATGAAGCCGCCGAAGGACGAGCCGGGGCTGCCGCGCGTGCTTTTGATCGGCGATTCCATTTCCATTGGCTACACGCTGCCGGTGCGCGCCTTGTTGAAGGGCAAGGCCAACGTTCATCGCATCCCGCAAAACGGCGGCGCGACTGAGGTGGGCCTCGAAAAAATGAAAAGCTGGCTCGGTGACGGCAAATGGGATGTGATCCATTTCAACTTCGGCCTGCATGACGCGAAATACGCCTCCGAGACGACGCAACGCGCCACCCGCGAGCAATACGCCGCGAATCTGCGCACGCTCATCACGCAGATGAAGGCCACCGGCGCGAAACTCATCTTCGCCACCACCACGCCCGTGCCGAAAGGTGGCGTGCTCTCGCCCACGCGGAAGTTCGACAGCATCGAGGAGCGCAACAAGATCGCCACGCAGCTCATGCAGGAGCAGGGCGTCGCCATTGATGATCTTTACTCCGTCATGCTGCCCGTCATGGCCAAAGTGGGCCGCGAGAACGACGTTCACTTCGCCCCCGAAGGCTACGAGGTGCTTGCCAAAGCCGTCGTGGCGAGCATCGAGACGCAGTTGAAGTAGATTCGATTGGCAATCGAATCGGTTTTAGACAGAGGAATGGGAGACAAAGGAATGGATCAGAAAGGAGCCTTCAGATCATTCCTCTGTCTTTAATTCCTTTGTCCAGGGATTGGGGATTCGACTGCCAGTCGAATCTACGAAACAGCAACACCGCAGTGCATGGTGACGTTCTTTGTGCATGAGACGCGCACTCCTACTCGCCACCTTCCTGGCATTATGCAGCCATGCAGTCGCGGACCAAGCAACGCCAGCACTCGCGAATCCGGCTGAGGAAGCCAAGAACGCCAAGCCAAAGGCTGCTCCTCCCGTCAAGCCGCCAACCGAAACGGAACTCCGCGCCGTGATCACCAAGGGACTCGGCTTTCTCGGAGCGGCGGGTGACAAGTGGATGGAGGACAAGAACTGCAACAGTTGTCACCACATGCCCTTGCTGCTTTGGGGGAATCGCGAGGCCAAGGCGCGTGGCTTTGCGGTTGATCCCAAGAAATACGACGAATGGTTCGCGTGGGCCGTCGAGCGCGAGGCGGACAAGAAACCAGGGCTGGAAGAAATCGCGCTCATGATTCTCGCCCTGCCGGATCGACCCGTGCCTGAACTGACCAAGCTGCTGGCTGCGGAACAGAAAGCCGATGGTTCATGGACTCCGGCGGGGCAGTTCGCCACGATGCAAAAGCGTGGTGCCCAGGATGCGCAGGCGAACTCGACGCGGCTCAGTCTCCTCGCGCTCGGCACGGCACAGCCGATGAAGTTTGAGGCTGATGGCTCGAAGCTGAAGGCCAGCGCCATGCTCCAGAAGAAAGACACGCCCACATCCATGGAGTCGCTCGTCTTCCGCACTCTTTACGCAAGGCTCTTTGGCAAGCCCGAGGAGACCACGGCGCTGATCAAAGACATCCTGAAACACCAGCGCAGCGATGGCGGTTGGAGTTCGTTCATCGGCGAAAACATGAGCGATCCACTCGCCACCGGCCAGGCGCTTCATGCTCTGCAACCCGCGTCATCTGATCCGCCCACTGCCGCCGCCATTGCCCGCGCCCAGCACTGGCTCATCAAGACGCAGCGTGCCGATGGAAGCTGGCTCAGCGACATCACACACATCAGCAAGCTCGACCGCAGTGGTGACGCGAAGGCCAAGTCCTTCCAGGCCGCCACCGACATCTACACCTACTGGGGCAGCGCCTGGGCGGTGATCGGTTTGCTGCAGAGCGTGCCGGTGAAGTAGTGTTGGCTCGATTGCTTTGTTCGCCAGGCGAAGCACCGTCAGACATATCTGTGACGGAATAAAATAATAGACATCTCAAGCGCAGCATGACTTTCGGACAACCAACAGACTTCTCTATTGAGGTGTATCACGAACCCTCCGGCCCCGAGTGGGGCGGCTTCGGTCGCATGGCAATCGTCGTCCAAGGCGTCGAACTCGGCGATATTCGCGAGAACCACTGTTCACTTTTCCATGCAGCAGATCGCCTTAGAGAGCTGCCTCCGATCATTGGAAACTTTTGGGATGAGTCTTTCGATGGGTTATCCGATGCCGAGATATTTGCCGTTGTGGATCAGGCACTATATGGCTCGGATGATTCTAATGCGGAGCGTTATCGTCGTTTCGACTTTCTAACGAATACCGGAGAGCAGTTTGACGACTCCAAGACATTCATTGTCTGCCGTCCAGACGGACGTGTCCACATCCTCTACCAGTTACGAGATGACACATCAGGGTCAGCTTGCTGCCTCGCTCAGACCTTCCGCCAAGCAGCCGAGTCTTTCGTGTGCTGGTTCGATGAACAAGTGAGGACTACAGCGCCTCCATATTATCCGGTTGAGCCATTCCTTTCTCCCTGACACCGAAATCTTCCGTTCTTCATGATTCGCCTCACCACAGTTCTTGGTTGTCTCCTGTTGCTCCAAGATCTGTGAGCAGAAGCCGCAGGGACACGGAAATCATCTGCGCTTCGCTGGAAGCAGGGCCGTGAAATCACTCGCGTCAGGCCTTCGGTGCATGAGTCCAGTCAGTCCAGGCCATGCATGGGCCGGCAGTCTTCTTGCGCGATGTTGCACTCGACATGTGCTGGCTGAGAATCAAAAATCTTCGTGGGTTTACGAACCCGCTGTCGTGATACGGGATGAAGTCCATCAAGCCCAATCCACACTAATCATGAAACTGCATTCTCTCATCACGACCTTCGTGCTCGGCATGACGGTACTTGTTCATGCTCAAGACAAGCCCGTGCTTCAAAGCGCCGCCGCAGGTGTGACGAAGAATCCGAATCCAAATCCCGACGGCAGCATGGGTCTTGGTGCGGGAACGTTGGTGAACATCGTGGCTGAAATCGAGCGTCGTATTCCCTATTGGCCTCGGGAAGAAGGGGCGGAGCAGTCGGAGATGCCAAACCTTGTTTTTGCGAAGGAAACCCGCGATGCCGTGGTGCCGGGTGACCTGGTGCTGCGGCGTGTCACTCCCTTGCAGGCGCTGACACTGGCGGCGGCGGCGGCGGATTGCATGTTGGAGCCCATTTTTAGTCCGGCGGGAGAGGAAGATGAGGGAGGCGGTTTTGGCGGAGCCAGCAGCGACATCAAGTCACCGCCGATCATCGGCTATCGCATCGTGCTGGCCTCTGCGCTCAATCGCGGAGCGTCGCCGGTTGCGCAGCAGCTTGCGGAGCTGGCTCGACAACTTGCGGCGATGCATTCGTCACTCGGGGAGAACCACCCAAGCGTGGTCGCGCTTCGCGAGCGCATCAGGCATCTGGAGGTGGAGAGTGGGGAGGAGCCGGGCGCGCTCAGCGGAGTAGGGCTTGTGCTCTCAAAGAAGGATGACGGCATCGTGGTCGGGCAGGTCGTTCCCGGTTCGCCGGCCTCGCTCTCGCCAGCCATCCAGCCCGGCCAGCGCCTTTTGAGCGTGGCTGAAGCGGGCAAGGAGGATGTGGATGTCACCGGCCTCGCCTTGGAGAAGGTGGTGCAACTGGTTCGGGGTCCGCCCGGAACGTCGGTGACGATCACGTTCGGAACTGATACGGACAAAGGCCCGACCAAGCAGGCGATCTCGCTGGTGCGGGCGAACATTCCGCTTCCGCCTTCCGAGAGGATGCTGACGCAGGTGAAGGCGGTGGATAACAATACTGTCAGTTTTAAGCCGTTGATCTTCAATGCCAATGCAGCTCTTGCGGAGACTCCCAAGGAGAACCATCGGCCCTTCGTGAAAGTCTATGCGCTTGGGACCATTTTCACCGGCAACATTCAGGAGATCGGGGAGAAGCAGCACCGTTTTGAAAACCTGGTGCGTGACGCCCTCGGGCAGTCAGAACCGGAAGGCGATGTCTTGTCCCATGATAAGTCCTCAGCCAAGGCAGGCGCATCCAATGGGCCATTCACTGCCGTGAAACAGGCGGCGACGCAGCCGGAGTTTTCCTACCACTATGAAACGCGGGCACTCGTGGTGAAAGCGACCACCGCGCAGCATGAAATCGTCGAACAAGTCATCAAAGCCCTGAAGGAGAACGCGGCGCAACCGGCCGTCCCCGGACGTTAGCCGCACGCAGCAGACGCAACGTGTCACATCAGCCACCAGACTCGATCCCCGCACCACCGTTCCGATTTCTCATGGATCAAGCGGAGCCACTTATCCCTGCGACGTTTCCGGTCACGGAATCGTTCGCCTTTGGTGATGTGCCCCGGCTGACCACGGCGCTGAAGCGTGGTGACGAATCGGCCTTCGCGTGGCTGCATGGCGAGTGGAGCGTGCGCATCAATCGCTACTGCTTCGCGCTTGCCGCAGGTGATGAGACTTTCGCGGGCGAGATCGCGCAGGCGACGTGGCTGCGTCTCATGCGGCACGTCCGCGTGATGAATGATGAGCCTGCGCTCTGGAGTTGGATCGCGTGTGCTGCGCGTCACGCCGCGTCGGACCTGCGGCGCAAAGGCGGACGCTATCTGCGTGCGCTCAGTCGTTTCGCCGAATGGTGGCAGCCCGCCGTCACCGACATTGAAGACGATAATCGTCTGCCTGCCGCTTTGGAGTCCGCGCTCAGCACACTCACTCCCGATGAAAGAGCGCTCATTGAAGGCCGCTACTTTGCCAGCGAATCGCTGGAAGTCATCGCCACGCGTCACGCACTCACCGTTCGTGCGGTGGAGGGCAGGCTGGCCCGATTACGCACACGGCTGCGCGAACTCATCGCCGAAGAACTCCGATCCTCACTTCCATGAACCCTGATCCAGAAAAACTCCGCGTCCTGCTCGACGACGTGCTGCCATCGTCGAGCGAACACTGCGGCCCATCGAGCGCCGAGCTTCTCTCGATGCTGCGCAACGAACGCCATCGACGTCATCGTCGGCACACCGGCGCTGCACTGCTGGCGATCATCGCAGTGGCCGCTGGCGCACTGTTTTGGCAAAACGAGCCAACGGTCGTGGCTCCAGTCGTCCAAGCACCAGCCAAACCTGCGCCCATCACGATCCGCCGCGTGAATGACGAGGAACTCTTCGCCCTATTGCAAGGAACGCCCACCGCCGTGATGAAGCTGCCAGACGGCGGGCGCAGGCTGCTGGTCATCTCAGAACCATTTCCCTCGCCACGCTGACCTCATCATGAAAATCACCCTCACTCTCGGTGTCGCCATCATGCTCGCGTGCATCGTTTGGTATGCATGGCCGAAACCCGCCGCGCCGCTGCAACCAGCCGCTGCGGCCAAGGCGGTTTCTATTCCCAAGAAAATGCCAAACGCCCCCGCAAAGGAGCAGGATGCAGAGACAAAACATTACCGTCCCGCTCCCGTTTCAGCCCAGGTGCAGCAAAAGGTCGAGGCCATCCTGCGTC
It contains:
- a CDS encoding SGNH/GDSL hydrolase family protein, whose amino-acid sequence is MKHLLTLALLFSAIHAFAVEPLTDAEKKRLADTELAAKRTPAMREVAKTHSAARKAYTDDRRKFAAERDKNAGKVYREATAVYDTALRKAILGIDSTIEPLLAKQAELKKLGLDKANEGESVADSDSAKNDAMKPPKDEPGLPRVLLIGDSISIGYTLPVRALLKGKANVHRIPQNGGATEVGLEKMKSWLGDGKWDVIHFNFGLHDAKYASETTQRATREQYAANLRTLITQMKATGAKLIFATTTPVPKGGVLSPTRKFDSIEERNKIATQLMQEQGVAIDDLYSVMLPVMAKVGRENDVHFAPEGYEVLAKAVVASIETQLK
- a CDS encoding prenyltransferase/squalene oxidase repeat-containing protein, coding for MRRALLLATFLALCSHAVADQATPALANPAEEAKNAKPKAAPPVKPPTETELRAVITKGLGFLGAAGDKWMEDKNCNSCHHMPLLLWGNREAKARGFAVDPKKYDEWFAWAVEREADKKPGLEEIALMILALPDRPVPELTKLLAAEQKADGSWTPAGQFATMQKRGAQDAQANSTRLSLLALGTAQPMKFEADGSKLKASAMLQKKDTPTSMESLVFRTLYARLFGKPEETTALIKDILKHQRSDGGWSSFIGENMSDPLATGQALHALQPASSDPPTAAAIARAQHWLIKTQRADGSWLSDITHISKLDRSGDAKAKSFQAATDIYTYWGSAWAVIGLLQSVPVK
- a CDS encoding PDZ domain-containing protein, which produces MKLHSLITTFVLGMTVLVHAQDKPVLQSAAAGVTKNPNPNPDGSMGLGAGTLVNIVAEIERRIPYWPREEGAEQSEMPNLVFAKETRDAVVPGDLVLRRVTPLQALTLAAAAADCMLEPIFSPAGEEDEGGGFGGASSDIKSPPIIGYRIVLASALNRGASPVAQQLAELARQLAAMHSSLGENHPSVVALRERIRHLEVESGEEPGALSGVGLVLSKKDDGIVVGQVVPGSPASLSPAIQPGQRLLSVAEAGKEDVDVTGLALEKVVQLVRGPPGTSVTITFGTDTDKGPTKQAISLVRANIPLPPSERMLTQVKAVDNNTVSFKPLIFNANAALAETPKENHRPFVKVYALGTIFTGNIQEIGEKQHRFENLVRDALGQSEPEGDVLSHDKSSAKAGASNGPFTAVKQAATQPEFSYHYETRALVVKATTAQHEIVEQVIKALKENAAQPAVPGR
- a CDS encoding sigma-70 family RNA polymerase sigma factor, which translates into the protein MDQAEPLIPATFPVTESFAFGDVPRLTTALKRGDESAFAWLHGEWSVRINRYCFALAAGDETFAGEIAQATWLRLMRHVRVMNDEPALWSWIACAARHAASDLRRKGGRYLRALSRFAEWWQPAVTDIEDDNRLPAALESALSTLTPDERALIEGRYFASESLEVIATRHALTVRAVEGRLARLRTRLRELIAEELRSSLP